DNA sequence from the Hippoglossus stenolepis isolate QCI-W04-F060 chromosome 17, HSTE1.2, whole genome shotgun sequence genome:
CAAACGAActggacgaaaaaaaaaaatcacaattaaTGAGTAATTGAAGGTTTCATGAagaatctgcttcagttcagggtatttttctattttctaacTAAAGTCAACGAGTGACTGAAAAAAGAACATGAGCCATCGCAACAGGAAATCGTACAAGTTTGTTGCGTTTTTTACACAGGAAGTCACATCCGAAAACGTCCAGAGACAAAGTATAAAAATACCAgaacaagggaaaaaaaaacaggaagttgtttaGTCCAAACTAAAATCTTCTGTTGTTGCCTTGTTTCCTTCTGAGGAAGCAAAATGGTGCAACCAATGGAAAAGTTATAGTAgctggattttaaaaaggagcaaCGTGGTCCCAGGTTAAAGGCGTCAGACGAACAGCTGTGATGGTTTGTTTCACCAGTAAAACTGAatatgacagaaataaaaagggaCACAAATGGCTCCAGCGTGAGGAGCCATCTGTGACcaaaacaatgttaaaaacaaactttctgAGAATTATTTTACACAAACCAGGTTTAGTCCTCACGCAGTAACTCTGAGTCCGACTGGGACGTGACGTTAATCAAACAAACGGGGGCGTGTCCAGGTCGTCGTCACGTCCGACTTGggctcccacctcctcctgaacACAATCATTGGATTCTTTATTCCAGCTTAATTTGTATCTGCAGCCATTTTGCATCCATCCTCTATAGTGAAAAGTATTCGGTTAACAGAGTTAGTGGGAACATGACTCCAACTGGacatcatgttttgttttcactttcctcttcttctgggTGAAGCcattttgtttctcctcttgtgTTAGTATCAAATCTTTCAAGAAATCAAAATGGCGCAGGTCTGAGTTCCTTCGtgtttatttaggtttttttcagtctttccttTTCTTGCTGTTGGAGTTCTTTGGGGAAGCcattttgtctccctctctgaaGAACAGGTCAAAGTGGTGCATGACTGAAATCCACTGTCATTTTCGGTTTTCAGTCTAACTTTTTGTAGCAGCCATTTTGTTCATCACTCCTGTTGAATCAATTTTCGGGGGAATCAAAATGGTGCACAACTAAATTCCACCATTGTGCTCATTTTGGCCTCGGCcagttttctgtttattgttcttgtttttgctTCTCCACCCCAGAACATTATCAAATCTTTCAAAATGGTTCACGACTGAAACTCGATGTAATGATTTCTTAGTCCACCTTCCTCATACTACTGTTTAAGAAACCATTTTGTCTCTTCTGTTGGGGATTCAAAATGGCGCAGTTAAAATCATCCGACTCAGCTCCTCCATCACTCTGTTCAATGGGAATCAAACTTGTGAGTCAAACTGACCCTCTGCTGTTATGATGCGTCTCTTTGTTGGcatcactccctcctcctcccccccaccttCTCTGTTAGGAGCTGACCTCCGTTGTTTCACCCCCTGCCTCCACCAGCGTCACCTgaccctcctccccctccatgATGATGCCTCCATCCGGCAGCACAACCatctcgccctcctcctccaccatgcTGGCAGCTCCTTCCTCTtcgtcctcatctcctcccACCACTTCCTCCGGGCTGGCCGCAGCGTTGGCGGCGGTCAGGGTGCCGGCGTTGACACTGGTGCTGTTGGCCTGACTCTGGGACATGGCCTCCAGTTTGATGCGATACTCCTCGGCCTCCTGCTCTTTACACATCAGCTGCTGTCGGTATTCCTGCGCCTTCCTGTTGGCCTCCACCAGCTGCCTCTGCAACAactcctggaggaggaggaggaggaagaggtcaTGTCACAGTCAAAACagataatgtcagagtgagttcatgtgagaaaacagcaggacaatgtgtggaagcttcccagtgagcgagtggacgtgttgatgaggtttctaacacgtgacggacgtgaaactggaagaacacaaacatctcaggatgaagaagaggagccgtacacgtagaagacgaagacgtcaacaaacacgaggaggttccagatcttttggtgatgagggccgacgccggtgtggatgagctgtaaacaacaacactgatctttccacagcagagtttatacgtcatgtccggcctcctgctgctctacaggctccgcccctgctgctctacaggctccgcccctcgcctggatgtccccacatgttcctgtttgaacgagtcggacccgacaactgctgctctacaggcccgcccctgctgctctacaggctccgcccctcgcctggatgtccccacatgttcctgtttgaacgagtcggacccgacaacctgctgcttctATGATTTATTGTTTCAAGTCACATTTCTAGTTTTCAGTGAACTGACCATCTTTGGCTCcatttttaaagttaaatttaaTGGTTATTTTTTAGACCTCAATAAATGTGTCGTGCTCTGCCCCCATGAATACTTAATAGTCAGCATAGAAGAAATCAACACCCATCTGTGTTACACTATTAAAAATatagatctgtgtgtgtctcagtacTAAAGATTTAAAGACGTTTTTACAGTGGGACACTGTGTGTGACAATTTTCCCATCAGCcttaagggttagggttaaccctaaccttaagggttaaccctaacccttaaccctaAACCCTAACCCTGCAAATTCTATACTTTACAGCCAAGTTCTGGCCAATTGAAGAACCCTGACCCTGTGCCCCACGACGTCACTTAGGATTGTGAGAAATTATATAAAGTGggtttttttatattatgtttttataggaaaaaaaatggaatcAGGGGAATATTCGTTGGCCCTACATATATAAACTTTAGTGTTAAACATCACATCATGGCGTCAGCTCACCGTCTCTCCTGTGTCGTTGTGGTTGCTGGTTacctccagcttcctcttccgggtgggtggggggtgcgGCTCCTCCGTCACCACCTCCTCTGTCACTGCGTTGGCTGGGACCGCCAGCActgaccacaaacaaacacagttagCGTCATCACGTGACTCAGAAAATAACAAACTGGATGAAGGATGTTTAAAGTTCGTACTCTGTTGTCCGTGCTGCATGGTCACGAAGAACGGTTGAGACATTCCTCCAGTTGTCTGCAGGTTGCCATGCTGGTCCGTTACTATGGTGATGACCCTCTGACCGCCCTCGTTGACAACAGTGGCGTGTTGGATGTTGGAGTCCAGAGCGCTGGCCGCCATCGCCTCCTCTGAATCTCCTGAAACATTAACATCACATccgagtgtgagagagtgtgtgagagggagtgagtgagagtgtgtgagtgatgtcaTACCTGCATTAGCCTTGTTGAGCAGCTCTGCCAGGTTGACCACGCCCCCCTGTAATGCAGGTATTCCCTGGATGATGAACTGTGGTTGGTTGGTGGTGGAGCTCGTCTCCACATTCATACTCACCTGGTTCATGTTCACCTGGTTCTGCATGccttcctacacacacacacacacacacacacacacacacacacacacacacacacacacacacacacacacacacacacacacacacacacacacacacacacacacacacacacacacacacagttactgtACTGTAGATCTGACACAATAACCAACCAGACGTCGGGATGTTGtctcacctgcagctgcagcatcagctcGGTGTTCTGGATGTCGACAGCGATGTCGAATGGCGTCTTGTCAAACTTGCTGAGCGAGTGCACGTCTGCTCCGTGCTTGATGAGCGTCTCGGCCACGCCGTGGTGTCCGTGCTGAGCCGCCCAGTGCAGCGCCGTCATCTTCAGCATGTCTTTGGCGTTGATGTCTGCGCCGCtctgaaaagtaaaaacagttttaaacacacaactgcTTCATAGATTTATAGTAAATTTGAGAATTGGTAGTTTTTACTGGACTTTACTTTGGtaaataaaatatctaaaaaacatttaattttaaaactttttttatttcaaataagtTTCACTTTGATGTTGATTTTAACATCAGAGGAAAAACTGACGTGGAGAAGTAATCGGCTGACGACGCACTGAACGCAGACTTTAACGATGTAACAAGTCTAAATTAAATCCAGATTCATCTGAGCTCTTCTTACTCGGACCAGCAGCTCCACGATGATGGTGTGTCCCTCTGCGGCGGCCATGTGCAACGGCGTCCTGTCCACTTTGGTGCGGGCGTCCCTGCTGACGCCGGCTCTGAGCAGGACGTCGGCAGTGGAGTAATGACCGTGCTGAGCGGCCAGGTGGAGGGGGGACGTCCCTAACTACAGGAGACACACAcgtattgtttttaattcataatCAGATCACATAAAAACAGATGAATCATGAATTGATTTTTTCATCTCACCCAGTCGGTAGTAAACGGCGCTCCGTTGGCCATCAGGTTTCTGACCTCATCGTCCTGACCTTTACGAGCCGCCTCCAGCAGACGCTTGCCGAGGTCCACCAACGACATCTGACGCAGAGACAGACGCAGGAGACAACACGTCAAAGTACGAACGCCAGCCCCACCTCCGTTTGCTTCATCTCTGTTAACTTTGACGAACAGAAACTCTTTGCTCAGGGTTTACAAACTGAGATGCAAGTGAGAATTGTGACATCGCATCCTGTTTCAGGAACACACGCAGGCAGATTTTGTTGAAGGGAAACATCATGTGacctttattttaacataaaactTTGTAATGTTTATGTGTCGCATAACAAACAGCTGATAAATGTTCATTAAACTCAGAACTTCCCAACAACtgttcaatgtgtgtgtgttatttcagtATAATGCAGGTTACAACATTCAGTTtgggttgtttgtctgttcctGCTTCGTACTGAGATGTTTGATGAAATCTCAATATTTCttcacattatttaaaaaaaaatttacaaatataaaaattaacTTTTTCAGatagaagaaaaatgtaatttagctTTTATCACAAAACATTCAAATCCTTTTTTGTCTTGTTATTCTCTTCAGCTCCTGATTCTTTGATTTTATTGCAAATAACAGCTTGTTTTAAACAGCTGATGCATCAAATACgattattatttcattagtAATAGTATCAGTAACATTTAACACTTTACGTTAGGATAATTTTGGTTTGGTCCAAATATcaaattcattcagtttagtttgtcaaaatctaaatttacaGAAACTTACTGTGAAACCTCACATCTGCAAGTTTACAAAAAACTATTTACTGAGAAAAGCATCACggttaatcaataatgaaattgATTATTAGAAGCAGTAAAAccagtaaacatgttttttacatgttaatGATTTTACAACATACAGAATGCGATTTACGCTCGGATGTCATTAAACGGTGTCAatcagctgattggctgattagaaTCAGTCGATGTATCTGTGATGGTCAAATCAAAGTGTCTGATGTTTGAAACAGTGAACTTCTGATCGATCACCTCAGGCTGATTATTGATCAGCACGTTTATCAGATTCAGCAGCAGAAAAGCCGAACGCCTGTCCGATAATGGAACCAGAGTAGCGTTGGTTTTGGGCGCTAACATCGTGAACATGTTTGAGACCAAACTGAATAAAAACCACAGCACGCGTGCTATCCGGGTTTAAACGCAAGACACGGGTATTGTGGGATGTCTGCGTTTCTTCGGGCGGCCATAGTTGTGTTAGGTCGCAAAGTGAGCCACGCTAACGGAGTTAGCTATACGGCGTGTCCGATAATGGAAGCCCGGAGTTAACCAGCGGCAGCGAGTGTGGAGCAGCGGAGCGGGACGAGGAGCCATTTTACGCGCCTTCACGGACAGAAAGAATCCGCCATGTGCCACGTCCCCACCGGGATGAGGGTCCCCACCGCCGCCGGTAAACACCGGGAGCAGCTGCACCGACTCACGGACACTCACACCGACAGGAAACCGTTTGATATTAACTTGTTGGTTTTCCGGGGGAAGTCACAGAGAAATTTCCTATTTTACACCCGGAGAAAAAACTACTTCCACATCCGGTTAACGAGCTTCTGCAGCGGCACCGCGGAACAACCACCGGAGCAGAGCCCGGTCCCTGCCCCGGTGCCCCGGTGCCTGGCCCGGTCACTGTCCGTGTTAAACTGGCCTGAATCCTCCGGAGCTCGGCGGCTCAGATACTCACCGTGTCCGGTTCAGTGAGGAGCAGGACCGCGCTCCTCTCGGCTAATGCTAGCACGCTAACCCGTTAGCCGAACCAAGCGCAGGTTTGTGCAGGTTTTCGCGCTGGAGTCGCAGCGTTGAGCAGAACAGCGCAGACTTCTGTGCGCACTTGAATTCACAAAGATCAGATCCGGAGTTTCTGCGCCGCCGCCGCGTCTCCTGCTTGTTTACTGCGTCAATCACCCAGAGGAGGCCGCTGCGCCCGGAAGTCTGGGCTCcagccttcaaaataagagcgtctgtctttttctcttagTTCTTATCAGGTTGCAGAACAGAACACTTctatttttcaaagtaaagtcacCAAAGCTGAAACTGTCCCCGATACAACGACGAAGACAAATaagtattattaaatatatgaattCTGTCTAATTTGGTTACAACAGAGAAATCGAGTTAGATAATATTATTGTAACATGATGtcatattttccatttctgaCGTGATGATTCTTTGTCATAATGAACGATAAcgttatgtttgtgtgtctgtgtgagtttggACGTTTGAAGACGTTCAACTTTACAGAGTTGTAATATTTATAGACGATTCATTGACGATAGTTGAAAGTTACAATATTTAtctgcaaacagaaaaatcatGATTTCATACATGTCattattctttaaatataaatgtcagtttctAAGTAAAAGGTTTCATTTCatcagaaaagtaaaaaatcagTTCACAAAGATTTTAACATTAGATAAAGAATAGTTTGGCTTGAAgatgtaattaaaataatatatcagtGGCATAATATTTGTGTGGAGCAGAAGTTAACGTGTTGTACTTTGTGACGTTAAAGCTCCTCAACTCTGTTACTCTGGTTATATCCAGCAATGACTAGTGACAGTTGATTTATGATAAATTAACGAACCAGTGCAGTTATTTACATCTGAATCAGGTTCTTTGCTTTTGAATGCAGCTCATTGCATATACTCTCTCAATCTGTATTTTATGTTGAAACTCCAAACAGGAGGTGTGCTCATTCCTTCGTGTCATTTGACGCGCTTTTTTAGCAGCTAGCTTTGTTAGCCGTTAGCTTGTACAGACTGTTAGCAAGGGAAGCTAAAGCAGCTTCGGATGACGTCACTGAGGCGGTGACAGGTGCTCACCTGCAGGGGGAGGGGCTTATGTGAAAACAAGATGGCGGCTCTGCGACACCGGAACAGGAGCCAGAGAGGTTGACCTCGGTGTGGGTGGGTCCCGACGTCAGCGCGCCCCCTACAGTTCACCTGCAGCCCTGCAGCCGTTTATTAGTATTGAtcattaataaaacacacaattataattttttacGTCAACTCATGATTGTGattgattatatttattgatCAGTGTCAAATCACAGGACACGTCCACCTGGGAGTAGACAGaactacatatcccatcagCCCTGGGAACGTCACAGGATCAATGGAAGAAAAATACTTAAATCAGATCTTCaaagtttaaatttgttatttctgaaagaatttcaaatacaaataaagacatacttttaattttttcgtttaagtacattttctaatattttcctGATGCGATTGTCATAGATGCAtgataaacttttttttaatctgcagcaaaaacaaagtttgttctataattattttaatattaaaacctttgttttagttttacagtttGATGTTTAACCATATTTTAATTTACAGTAGCATCACTTCACATTAAACTGGATCCAGTGAAATCACAGGTTTCCAGTTctaatgtgttttcactgttttagAAGCTTGATGTATTTCAGAAGAAACCGATCAGAGATCAAAGTGATGTCGAGCAATCAATGACGTTTTATTGGTGAGTGTGAACATTACATTCTGACAGGACTTTCTCAAAGTGGGTCAAACAGCAGcatgagaaatcaataaataatcaaGACGACTGAACAAAGCAGCtgaaggtgaaaagaaaaaaggcacaAATAGAAACTGATGAAACGTCTCACAGGTAGAACTcgtctaataaataaataatttatgtgACAATGAAGAACATTCGGGTCATTATCTGAAATAAAGTGATAATGATAAATTATTGATCAGACATGGACAAATACTCGAGAGGTGCATCACATTCATAACGGAGACCCGATGATGTCATgatttcctcttcctgtgatccacttcctgttccatCAGTTCTTCactatgacatcatcacatcttCAGTGAGTGTGATGCATCTTCATACACCACTGGGTCAGAGTGAGCACGAAGCTGACGGACGCTAATCTGAACCAGAATCTGAACCAGGACCAGAACATGAATCTgaaccaggaccaggaccagtcTCTGCAGactctggtttttaattttCTGACGAATTcactaaaaaacacaaatgttctgTAAATGCTTCTAAAGAAAAACTTCAAGCTGGAGCAAGAGACTAATCCAGGATCCGGGGTCACAGATCAAGTGAGGCTGGTGAGAGGTGGTCTGGGGACATGTAGTCTGGGGTCACAGGTcagggggtcagaggtcagttgAGGCCActctcacagcagcaggttgaggtCGGCGAGCAGAGCGTCCACCTCAGCGATTGGAGATCTCCAGTAGTTAAAGGAGGAAAACTCCTGCAGCTTCGtctgtggagagaagaagagaagacgGTGTCAACACGAACAGGAATCAAACCTGGTGACAGGTGAGTCACAGCCCCACCTGCTGGCAGCAGAACAAAGTGGTTTTGTAATGAAGACGTAGATGTTTTAAATACGactaaaacatgaataaaactgatTCTCGTTGGCAGATTAATCAACACACATGAAGTCAGGGGATCAAACACTCAAAGTAAAGTCGTCCTCTCACCTCCTCGTTCTGACGCCTAAGTTTGGACGgcttgtcttttccttttctgccATTGGTCGACTGACCGTCAGTCAAACCTAGATCCTCCAGCTCGGACAGATCGAGGGCTGGGATTGGCTGCCTCCAGAAGTGGAAGGACTCGTATTGGCTGTTTGACTTCTCCTTCATCTTTAAACCTGAGACAGGAACAGACGTTAGCAGAAGGTTCTCTAACGTCAACAGATATGTTTTGTGCACAGCGTGGCTCCGCAGGTACAAAACAATTCACACGTTTTCTGGTGAACTTTGACTCGTAGACGAGAGAAAACTTATCATTTGTATCTGAATATTTCTCAGCTTCAAGTTTTCAAACACGTGGCGacagattaaacattttatttacgtGAAGAAGAGAAATAATTCTGGTCCAGTGAAGACGGAGCAGTTCCTTCAGGTTATTTTCAACGTTGTATTTTTAGTGTGAGCTGTTTACAGCAGTGACGCTGACACACAACCTCCGTCTGGAACTTCAACACTAACTTTATTGAAACAGGACagaacacaaaacactttattctgaaataaaaacatgaacctGATCTGATGCTTCagctgttaccatggtgatcAACATCAGttcaaatgcttcctgtttttaaaatgatgattatTAATAGATCCAGATGTGGATTGTTGACGTCCCTGTTTGTCGTTGGACATATTAATATGTGCTCAGGACACTACAGGGGGCGCTGCTGAACACTCTGTGACTGTGGTTTGATGATAGcagctgacaggaagagactggatGGACAGATTAGACAACTGGTGGACAGACTAGGAAGAAGCTGTGTCCTCTGACCTGAAGGACCATCACAGCTCCTGTCTTTctattctgtctgtctgtcactctccgtctgtctctcctctttctctctgtccctctgtctctctctccttgtccgtctgtctctccttcctttctctgtccctctgtctctctctcttgtccgtctgtctctctctctctctgtctgtctctctctgtctctctgtaactctctgtctgtctctctctgtctctctctctccgcttgtctctctctgtctctctctctctgtatgtctctctctccgtctgtctctccgtctctgtctgtctatctgtctctccttctttctctgtctctctctctctgtctgtctctctgtatgtctctctctctctgtctctctctctctctctgtctgtctctctctctgtctctgtatgtctctctctctctccgtctgtctgtctctctgtctctctctctctctctgtctctctctctctctgtctctctgtatgtctctctgtctctctcttctttctctgtctctctctctctctctctctctgtctgtctctctctctctgctctctctctctctctctctgtccctctctgtatgtctctctctctccgtctgtctctctctctgtctctctctctctctctccgtctgtctgtccctctgtctctctcctctgttcgtctgtctctctctctctctgtctgtctctctctctgtgtctctctctgtattctctctctctctctctctccgtctgtctctctctctctgtattctctctctctctctgtctctccgtctgtctgtctctctgtctctctgtatgtctgtctgtctctctgtctgtctgtctctcctgaTAAAATGGCGTCACTATTGGTGATAGGTGTGGTTATTATTGGATGGATGTTATAGGCGTTGCCCGGGGCTCGAACTGATTCAGGCGGTAAATCCGCTTTACCACAAAGAATCCGGAACATGTTGGTGTTTCAGTCGAACGTCGGTTTTAACGGGTTTTAACGGGTTTTTACCGGTTTTAACGGGTTTAACGGGTTTACCGGGTTTACCGGGACTGAAGGCGCGGCGGGACTCGACAGCAGAGACGGTTACCGGGACCAGATGTAACACAGAAACAGTAGAAGATAAAAGATGGCGGCAGAGAAACGtagtttttacctttttctgtctcttcttctttgttccgctgctgcagcttctcctgcgTCAATCACTGGATCACTTCCTGTTacacctttcaaaataaaacacagcac
Encoded proteins:
- the gabpb2a gene encoding GA-binding protein subunit beta-2a isoform X1, whose protein sequence is MSLVDLGKRLLEAARKGQDDEVRNLMANGAPFTTDWLGTSPLHLAAQHGHYSTADVLLRAGVSRDARTKVDRTPLHMAAAEGHTIIVELLVRSGADINAKDMLKMTALHWAAQHGHHGVAETLIKHGADVHSLSKFDKTPFDIAVDIQNTELMLQLQEGMQNQVNMNQVSMNVETSSTTNQPQFIIQGIPALQGGVVNLAELLNKANAGMTSLTHSHSLPLTHSLTLGCDVNVSGDSEEAMAASALDSNIQHATVVNEGGQRVITIVTDQHGNLQTTGGMSQPFFVTMQHGQQMLAVPANAVTEEVVTEEPHPPPTRKRKLEVTSNHNDTGETELLQRQLVEANRKAQEYRQQLMCKEQEAEEYRIKLEAMSQSQANSTSVNAGTLTAANAAASPEEVVGGDEDEEEGAASMVEEEGEMVVLPDGGIIMEGEEGQVTLVEAGGETTEVSS
- the gabpb2a gene encoding GA-binding protein subunit beta-2a isoform X2, yielding MSLVDLGKRLLEAARKGQDDEVRNLMANGAPFTTDWLGTSPLHLAAQHGHYSTADVLLRAGVSRDARTKVDRTPLHMAAAEGHTIIVELLVRSGADINAKDMLKMTALHWAAQHGHHGVAETLIKHGADVHSLSKFDKTPFDIAVDIQNTELMLQLQEGMQNQVNMNQVSMNVETSSTTNQPQFIIQGIPALQGGVVNLAELLNKANAGDSEEAMAASALDSNIQHATVVNEGGQRVITIVTDQHGNLQTTGGMSQPFFVTMQHGQQMLAVPANAVTEEVVTEEPHPPPTRKRKLEVTSNHNDTGETELLQRQLVEANRKAQEYRQQLMCKEQEAEEYRIKLEAMSQSQANSTSVNAGTLTAANAAASPEEVVGGDEDEEEGAASMVEEEGEMVVLPDGGIIMEGEEGQVTLVEAGGETTEVSS
- the mllt11 gene encoding protein AF1q, whose amino-acid sequence is MKEKSNSQYESFHFWRQPIPALDLSELEDLGLTDGQSTNGRKGKDKPSKLRRQNEETKLQEFSSFNYWRSPIAEVDALLADLNLLL